From a single Pirellulaceae bacterium genomic region:
- a CDS encoding PLP-dependent transferase has translation MKKETSCVHAGTYRDAAVGGVNTPIFASSAFEYIDRAEMLYPRHFNTPNQRAVVHKLCALEGMQDGLLFSSGMAAMTAAILSQVKAGSHLVVLDSVYGGTHALASQTLAGLGVQCSFVPTDAAAVESAITAQTSAIVVESPTNPLLDVIDLRRVAQIARQRSITTIADNTFASPINQTPGGLGIDIVVHSGTKYLGGHSDLSCGVVLASSQLVVQIQAVACTLGGNVNALTCHLLERSLKTLALRVERQTRNAQHVAEYLAGQPTIRRVNYPGLANFPGHQIAREQMTGFGAMMSFELSPEVDATQFLLRLQLIRPAVSLGGVETLICAPAQTSHARLTAAERQRIGITDSLLRLSVGVEHVDDLIADLAQAFGK, from the coding sequence ATGAAAAAAGAGACAAGCTGTGTTCACGCTGGCACGTATCGCGATGCGGCGGTGGGCGGGGTCAATACTCCGATTTTTGCATCATCAGCCTTTGAATACATCGATCGAGCCGAGATGCTCTATCCGCGGCACTTCAATACCCCCAATCAGCGCGCGGTAGTCCACAAGCTGTGCGCGCTCGAAGGCATGCAAGATGGATTGCTGTTCAGCTCTGGCATGGCTGCTATGACCGCTGCCATCCTGTCTCAGGTTAAAGCCGGCAGTCATTTGGTCGTGTTGGATTCGGTGTACGGCGGCACCCACGCTCTCGCCTCACAAACGTTAGCTGGACTGGGCGTGCAGTGTTCATTTGTGCCCACAGATGCAGCGGCGGTTGAGAGCGCCATTACCGCCCAGACCTCCGCCATCGTCGTGGAATCCCCGACCAATCCGCTTTTGGATGTCATCGACTTGCGTCGCGTAGCCCAAATCGCGCGGCAGCGGTCGATTACCACTATCGCCGATAACACCTTTGCCAGTCCTATCAACCAGACACCGGGTGGCTTGGGCATTGATATCGTGGTACACAGCGGCACCAAGTATCTGGGCGGGCACAGTGACCTCAGTTGCGGAGTAGTGCTGGCTAGCTCTCAGTTGGTTGTTCAGATTCAAGCAGTCGCTTGTACGTTGGGTGGCAATGTCAATGCGCTGACCTGCCATCTGTTAGAACGCAGTTTGAAGACGCTGGCGTTGCGAGTCGAGCGGCAGACGCGAAACGCACAGCATGTCGCCGAGTATCTCGCTGGTCAGCCAACCATCCGACGAGTCAACTATCCGGGCCTGGCCAATTTCCCAGGTCATCAGATTGCTCGAGAGCAAATGACCGGTTTTGGAGCAATGATGTCATTCGAGCTGTCGCCGGAGGTTGATGCGACCCAGTTTTTGTTGCGGCTTCAGCTCATTCGACCCGCAGTCAGCCTCGGGGGAGTAGAGACATTGATCTGTGCCCCTGCGCAGACTTCGCACGCGCGACTGACGGCTGCCGAACGTCAGCGGATTGGAATTACTGACTCGTTGCTGCGGCTGAGCGTCGGTGTTGAACATGTCGATGACTTGATCGCTGATTTGGCGCAGGCCTTCGGGAAATAG
- a CDS encoding amidohydrolase family protein, with protein MSDILIRGGRVFSGHDRPSRMADVLVQQGRVTAISERAIEVGPDTKVVEAAGKWVVPGFIDNHTHYDGEVLVAPSLSESVRHGVTTVMLGSCSLSFIYSNVEDCCDMFTRVEAFPRDVLLPILHDQKRWNDTRGWLDHMHTLPVGPNYVSFLGHSDIRARAMGIDRSLDPKQSATPAEIQQMVGYLEESMDAGFIGISMQHNPWDKMDGRHWSKLLPAAYANRRERGALTAVARRRDGHLQGVPNLVSRVAALWYMTQSSAFFWRKRLRTSMVAMMDLKGDPYILSLLSAIATFFNKVLRADFRMQALPVPFTVYAKGMDLVIFEEFPTGQLARHLARDRQQRDATLKDPKYRQQFKRHYANRLAPKIWQKDFGDAFVTDAPDKSWIGKSFLEIARQRNQHPVDAFLDIVVDMDSQIEWKTTIGNHDPLRYKKLYTNPNAIFGFADSGAHIDNLALYNFPLRSIKYLKDAHERGDPFMSYEKLIWRLTKENADFFHIDAGVIQEGSRADIVVIDFDRLDDSVHEYHYADFLGGTQRLVNRNDEVVKLVMIGGRIAWEDGAFAQQFGSQRYGCFLKGKHLY; from the coding sequence GTGTCAGACATCTTAATTCGCGGTGGACGCGTGTTCTCCGGGCACGATCGACCATCCCGCATGGCCGATGTGTTGGTACAACAAGGCCGGGTGACGGCCATCTCCGAGCGCGCGATTGAGGTCGGGCCAGACACCAAGGTCGTTGAGGCTGCCGGCAAGTGGGTCGTGCCAGGGTTCATCGACAATCATACGCACTACGATGGCGAGGTATTGGTCGCTCCCTCGCTCAGCGAATCGGTGCGCCACGGTGTAACGACAGTGATGCTGGGATCATGTTCGCTGTCCTTTATCTATTCCAATGTCGAAGACTGCTGTGACATGTTTACTCGCGTAGAGGCTTTCCCGCGCGATGTGTTGCTGCCGATCTTGCATGATCAGAAGCGTTGGAACGATACGCGCGGCTGGCTGGATCACATGCACACGCTGCCGGTAGGTCCAAACTATGTTTCATTCCTGGGGCATTCTGATATACGTGCTCGCGCCATGGGTATCGATCGATCGCTCGACCCCAAGCAGTCGGCCACGCCGGCTGAAATTCAGCAGATGGTGGGTTATTTGGAAGAGTCGATGGACGCCGGCTTCATCGGCATTTCGATGCAGCATAATCCTTGGGACAAGATGGATGGCCGTCATTGGTCCAAGCTCCTGCCCGCAGCCTACGCCAATCGCCGGGAACGTGGAGCGCTCACCGCAGTGGCTCGGCGCCGCGACGGGCATTTGCAGGGCGTGCCCAACTTGGTCAGTCGCGTAGCGGCCTTATGGTACATGACGCAAAGCTCAGCGTTCTTTTGGCGCAAGCGGTTGCGGACTTCGATGGTAGCCATGATGGACCTCAAGGGCGACCCGTATATCTTGAGTCTGCTGAGCGCTATTGCCACCTTCTTCAACAAAGTGCTGCGCGCCGATTTTCGCATGCAGGCGCTGCCCGTGCCATTTACGGTATACGCCAAGGGCATGGACCTGGTGATCTTTGAAGAGTTCCCCACTGGGCAGCTGGCACGCCATCTAGCCCGCGATCGCCAGCAACGTGATGCGACCCTGAAAGACCCCAAGTATCGTCAACAGTTCAAGCGACATTACGCCAATCGACTGGCACCGAAAATCTGGCAAAAGGATTTTGGCGACGCCTTCGTCACGGATGCACCGGACAAGTCTTGGATCGGCAAGTCCTTTCTAGAAATCGCTCGGCAGCGTAATCAGCACCCGGTGGATGCTTTCCTGGATATCGTGGTTGATATGGATTCGCAAATTGAGTGGAAGACAACGATTGGCAATCACGATCCACTGCGTTACAAGAAGCTGTACACCAACCCCAACGCCATTTTCGGCTTCGCTGATTCGGGAGCGCACATTGACAACCTGGCGCTGTACAATTTTCCGCTGCGGTCGATCAAGTACTTGAAGGACGCTCACGAGCGCGGCGATCCTTTCATGAGCTACGAAAAACTGATCTGGCGGCTGACCAAAGAAAACGCCGACTTCTTCCACATCGACGCGGGAGTCATCCAAGAGGGAAGCCGGGCCGATATTGTAGTTATCGACTTCGACCGGCTGGATGATAGCGTGCACGAGTACCACTACGCAGACTTTTTAGGCGGCACCCAGCGCCTGGTCAACCGCAACGATGAGGTCGTCAAATTGGTCATGATCGGCGGCCGCATAGCTTGGGAAGATGGCGCATTCGCCCAGCAATTTGGTTCGCAGCGCTACGGGTGTTTCCTGAAGGGGAAACATCTTTATTGA
- a CDS encoding aspartate aminotransferase family protein gives MIIPEIGRSKEEVMATLQAFKSRDMDWRGGKVFCYVYKSGDDSEEVTRSAYLSFLTENGLDPSVFPSMLKLETDVVRALITLLRGDHDAVGHLTTGGTESIMLAVKTARDMARDKRPHISQPEMILPRSAHGAFHKAAHYLNVKPVMVEVDPATYQVRPQDMRAAISDNSVLMVASAPSYSQGVIDPIAEIGQIGLEHDLPLHVDACVGGLHLSYMRQLGYDVRDFDFSVPGVTSISTDLHKYGYAAKGCSVIMYRSREMRRYQLFACTETTCYTLINTTVLSSKSGGPMAGAWALLNFLGNQGYRQIVRSVQEATQKMIAGINAIPGLRVLGEPAMCMFSFASDSVNVYVLADQMAKRGWFLQPQFSAPPVPRNLHISVNYGTVHNVDAMLADLRDCVQIVHTTDTIDPAAIRQRVAEALGSPDPMAAFGQLAAQAGLVGTELPTEMAFINEVLDALPPAVCNQFLINFFNDLYV, from the coding sequence ATGATCATACCGGAAATTGGTCGCAGCAAAGAAGAAGTAATGGCCACGCTGCAGGCGTTCAAATCCAGGGACATGGACTGGCGCGGCGGCAAGGTGTTTTGCTATGTCTATAAGTCGGGAGACGATTCTGAAGAAGTCACTCGCTCGGCCTACCTCTCCTTTCTAACCGAAAATGGATTGGACCCGTCCGTCTTTCCATCGATGCTCAAGTTGGAGACCGATGTGGTGCGAGCGTTAATTACCCTCCTGCGCGGCGATCACGACGCAGTGGGGCATTTGACGACCGGTGGAACGGAAAGCATTATGCTGGCCGTAAAAACAGCCCGCGACATGGCTCGCGACAAGCGTCCGCATATTAGTCAGCCGGAGATGATTTTACCGCGATCCGCGCATGGTGCCTTCCACAAGGCGGCGCATTATCTGAATGTCAAGCCGGTGATGGTTGAAGTGGACCCAGCCACCTATCAGGTTCGCCCGCAGGACATGCGGGCTGCGATTTCCGATAACTCGGTGTTGATGGTCGCTTCGGCTCCCAGCTATTCTCAGGGGGTAATCGATCCCATTGCTGAAATCGGCCAGATCGGGCTGGAGCATGACTTGCCATTGCACGTCGATGCCTGCGTGGGTGGTCTCCATTTGTCGTACATGCGGCAACTGGGTTATGATGTCCGCGACTTCGATTTTTCTGTACCCGGCGTGACTTCGATCTCAACAGACTTGCATAAATATGGCTACGCCGCCAAAGGCTGCTCGGTCATCATGTACCGCAGTCGTGAGATGCGCCGTTACCAGTTGTTCGCTTGTACGGAAACCACCTGCTACACGTTGATCAATACGACCGTGCTCAGCAGCAAGAGTGGCGGGCCGATGGCCGGTGCTTGGGCACTGCTGAATTTTTTGGGCAACCAAGGCTATCGGCAGATCGTCCGCAGCGTACAGGAGGCCACGCAGAAAATGATTGCCGGCATCAATGCGATCCCGGGACTGCGAGTCCTAGGAGAACCAGCGATGTGCATGTTTTCCTTTGCTTCGGACAGCGTTAATGTTTATGTATTGGCCGACCAGATGGCCAAACGCGGCTGGTTTTTACAGCCCCAGTTTTCCGCACCGCCAGTGCCGCGCAACCTGCACATTTCGGTAAACTATGGAACGGTGCACAATGTCGATGCAATGTTAGCCGACCTCCGCGACTGCGTGCAGATAGTGCACACGACCGACACAATCGACCCAGCAGCCATTCGCCAGCGAGTCGCCGAGGCGCTCGGCAGTCCCGATCCTATGGCGGCCTTCGGGCAGTTAGCCGCCCAAGCGGGCTTGGTGGGTACTGAGCTACCTACGGAAATGGCCTTTATCAACGAGGTGCTCGACGCGCTGCCTCCGGCGGTGTGCAATCAATTCCTGATCAATTTTTTTAACGACCTGTACGTATAG
- a CDS encoding MFS transporter: MNQLLKYLRYSMGNFANTIAYNVFSNRVQFYYVDVLGLSAATAGTLWTIFGLWNMVNDPLMGQLTDRTRSRYGRRIPYVLFGAIPLGLSFFLLWTPVQQPPWVLAAYFLAILFIFDTLYSLLLICYNSLFVEVAPTVRQRVDLAMVREIIATVALLASFILAPILAENVGYVWMGASMGGLVSVGYLVSVVGVRERPLDHAETQVGLLSGLRIALSSIAFRWYLGAAIAKEYIWLTLAAMLPFWRKYAIDIQSPISIWGLELGPGDAEAVLLGLAIVMAIPCLFVWRPIVHRLGYRLSWILASLVFIPGLLMMMLASDFYTGLAGTLLTAPGLAGSMIMPYPVITEVIDEDARREHGYRRDGIFFGMNAGIAKLSFPIYGILFACVLPVSGYIEGQSLQSPTAILGIRFLIGGTTILASLVMAYCMWRYPLGRKPSRDL; this comes from the coding sequence ATGAACCAATTGCTGAAGTACCTACGCTACTCGATGGGCAATTTTGCCAACACGATTGCGTACAACGTCTTTAGCAATCGCGTCCAGTTCTATTACGTGGATGTACTCGGCCTGAGTGCTGCCACGGCCGGCACGCTGTGGACCATCTTTGGGCTGTGGAACATGGTCAATGATCCCCTGATGGGACAACTGACCGACCGCACTCGCAGCCGCTATGGTCGCCGCATCCCCTATGTGTTGTTCGGAGCGATTCCGTTGGGGCTGTCCTTCTTTTTGCTGTGGACTCCGGTGCAGCAGCCGCCTTGGGTGTTAGCCGCCTATTTCCTGGCGATTCTGTTCATCTTCGACACGTTGTATAGCTTGTTGTTGATCTGTTACAACTCGCTGTTTGTCGAAGTAGCCCCGACGGTGCGTCAGCGTGTTGATTTGGCAATGGTCCGCGAAATCATCGCTACCGTTGCCCTGTTGGCATCGTTTATTCTGGCTCCCATCTTGGCTGAGAATGTAGGCTACGTGTGGATGGGCGCGTCCATGGGTGGACTGGTTTCGGTGGGCTACTTGGTCTCTGTTGTTGGAGTTCGCGAGCGACCTCTGGATCATGCCGAGACACAAGTTGGTTTATTGTCTGGCCTGCGGATCGCCTTGTCGTCAATTGCATTTCGGTGGTATCTGGGAGCCGCGATTGCCAAAGAATACATCTGGTTGACACTGGCTGCCATGCTGCCCTTTTGGCGCAAGTATGCCATTGATATTCAGTCGCCGATTTCGATCTGGGGGTTAGAACTAGGCCCAGGGGACGCGGAGGCCGTGTTGCTCGGCTTGGCGATCGTGATGGCCATTCCCTGTTTGTTTGTGTGGCGTCCCATCGTGCATCGACTGGGATATCGCCTGAGCTGGATACTGGCTTCTCTGGTGTTCATTCCGGGTTTGTTGATGATGATGCTGGCCAGCGACTTCTACACCGGACTGGCCGGTACGCTGCTGACCGCCCCTGGACTGGCTGGATCAATGATCATGCCCTATCCGGTGATTACCGAAGTGATCGACGAAGATGCTCGGCGCGAGCATGGCTATCGCCGTGACGGCATTTTCTTCGGCATGAACGCCGGCATAGCCAAGCTGTCGTTTCCCATTTACGGAATCCTGTTTGCCTGCGTGTTGCCAGTGTCGGGATACATCGAAGGTCAAAGCCTGCAATCACCCACCGCCATTCTTGGCATTCGCTTTTTGATCGGCGGCACCACGATCCTAGCGTCGCTGGTGATGGCCTACTGCATGTGGCGTTATCCACTGGGGCGCAAGCCGTCCCGCGATTTGTAG